In the Uranotaenia lowii strain MFRU-FL chromosome 1, ASM2978415v1, whole genome shotgun sequence genome, gtttctttttcgtcatcggtcgtttgaatgcgattgcttgactaggttattattttagcttcaaatgaatggggaatgaatgactggcaaacgaagtgactggtcgttaaggaacagtcaattgagtttgacggaccaagaggcttcacagtcacagcttcacgcctcatgacgatgataTTTGCCAAGCATGATcgcaataccttccttggttgaattttcaataagaaaggtaaaagctctgcgacaaaatgctcggatcgattggaatcgattttgacagttcttttgctcgattggaattttgtgtttcagatgtaacttctcttatatacaggttcactagaTAGGATATATCAACTAAAAATCTTATCGGAATTGTATGCAAAGAAAAGTCGATAAGTGACGAGATTCGAACTCATAACTTTCCCAATCCCAtcctaaagtctgcttcatttaatattggaacaaattcttttgctcattgtggcgctccttgtggacggatttggaaacttttttcacccacgtgtcgggaaattcattacctttcaccatgtatttatgtcataacaccaaacgatagcattttgtaaacaaccgccatggaagccgaacggagagatcacattgtgcacagttttcttacgagtacgagtacgagaatttcttggaaacagcaatgaataatttttttaatttttttttatgaaagagtaaagaaaatgctacatttgtatgaaaaacaaattatgaattcgttaataaatgactgaactacacgcaattgtttgtgttccagtattaaatgaagcagactttacatccttcgaacttggtcagcacttggtcgtacagctttcgagcacggattctggccacattgttctgcttcagcgtccgatttggctgtttgctagctcggaatgaccttattccttcccggagacgaattcgtcgcaccgtactgtgagcggcctggaacttattgaccaaatcgcggtctgaaagattgggattcctcttgacggccttgatgactcccacgcagtttccggtcgacagttccactccgacgcttcgaatgcggcttccgagccgtcgtcaatgtttccttgtactgcttgataacacgccatacggtatttctgggcattttaagctgtttagctagcttcgatgccgacaacaatggattttcaagaaaactgtgcacaatttgatctctccgttcggcttccatggcggttgtttacaaaatgctatcgtttgctgttatgacataaatacatggtgaaaggtaatgaatttcccgacacgtgggtgaaaaaagtttccaaatccgtccactaggagcgccacaatgagcaaaagaatttgttccaatattaaatgaagcagactttaccaGCTGCGTATATTTGCCTCCTACTATACCTGAGCTTGTAAGGAAATGGATGTTTATTTTCCTACTgtggctgatgtcatgctgaggcGACAAGCAGCGCGTTGATGTGCGACACGTTCACGCGACACCTGCTCTCATTTAATCTtaatctccatggaaaaagcgcagacctgtcatactgagctctttggaaagcgcgacaaagctgatgccaggatgttttgtagcgcgacaagTAGGAATTGCAATGGgaatatggttttttttcgatttgaagtagtgatttcgggttttaagcacaatagttcGAAGATCCGTCCgaatttgtgataataaactaaataatatcttaatcgacgagaaaattttcataaattcttagttcccgccaggcccgtgcgaaggacccgtccatggggggggttttcgaatttcaaatttagctaaaaataataggaataccaaaaataaacactaAAAACAAGAGAAGAAATTTCGAACACCGTTTTTTACTCATGattaacaaaaaaactaaaaataaattggactgataaaaaaaaaacgaaattttcaaatcataccagaattaaagtttcaaatttgcggtaagttattgatattttttttttaaattatgttggaaaatgataataattgttaatttttattcatcctatctaaaattctgttttttatttacagctgacaggtgattgaaaaattccgctgtagtattttgaattttaacaaaaaatattcattcgcgattaaaaatgtgaattttcgataactgaaaaaaccaatttgaactttggagaatttattcaatgattgatggtttaatttaatttgataaaaagaagaatagatatatttattattatttgaaaagggACAGTGAAAGAAGTCAGAgaaaaatctatttatagaaaaataaatggcTTAAATAGTTCATTGGTGAATTGAACATGGAAATTTAACAAGTAAAGTCGAATTTAGGAACAAAGTTTGcagctctgattttttttcgaatcaaggAACAATGATGAGTAAGATAAACGCACTGAGAAACACACTAAatagcagtgattgaaatcctcaccaattttctcatcagaggcattcaaaatacacactttgaggcctcgcatagctatacaggagacgatacatatacattcattcaaacctccccccatgaggaggatctgctctgagagacactatccgtttgctgccccgaacgaactctctcaacgttcggttgctacatgatgcatgaagaagacgaggcacacatactcatttacgttgttgaatttgaataactcgagccgaccgcaaaggttgaggcaacaacaaaaacaaccgaacttattgcgttgcacggcccgcaacgtatggtgaaagaggggggaagaaaaagaaatgaaaaaactagctgcctgcgtgcggttgctgtgcaataatagcaatagcagaaaaacctcacgcattcgatccaggcacaaacgaggagactcgggtttgctcttccttttgaattcggttccatCTAtgttgtaacaggagatgagtgagagccattcgtttggttttttggattctctgcctcgaatgtatattgcttcatgaaggcggccatgttgagagcgtatacatcatcggttttgtcgttttcgctgcctcaaagcaacctttgcttccgagtaaagcgttgagcgagagatggttgatcaactcatgctcagcaaaattcaatcactgctaaATAGTGAAAGTACGCAAACTTAAGATAAATTGCTCTAAATCTACGATTGACTTTCACAACGGAAACGGTAAAGAAACCCGAGCAGGAgaacatatcaaaataataactgaaACATGTctagttaaaattttgtactcaaattttcctatattaagtttctccaatatgGGTGGAATCTTGTTTTGATTGACATACTTGAATGAGgataacttaattttcaacgtTGAATAATCTGTTTCTTAATTTGGTAAACCAGAAAGGGAGCAACATCAGGCGTGCTTTTAGCAAATAATGCGGGTTATTGAAATTGCACTAGAAATTATACTCGAAGCATGATCTATATCTTATTATGATCTCATTATGATCTATATCTTATTATGAGGATATAAAAATCTGATATATGTATAGTTTAGCTATGATCGTTtgtattttgatataatttgagatattttaacttactGAAggactgatagaaaaaaaaatcgagtaggTATCAAAGTATCTCATCTtgacataattttatttttctctactTATTGGGAATGCGGTAGTTTTGAACCGTTTTAAAAGATCGAATCCATGGCGTTCTGTCCTCATTACAGATTATTGATTTGTtcacaaaattctataaaagTTCGATGTGGTTATTATGTCTTTCGACTTTCACTTCCAAACCCCATTCGCTGAGTGGTTTGAAGAGAGAGGGAATTACTCTCTCTACATAACACGTACCTAgtaaacataaataaataaagcagTCTTCGACTAGTGGCAAATCAGAACAGAAGTGTTTTTTATTGACATCTCCGAAAGACTCAGTAAGTGTGTTTTTCTTACTTATAGTTAGACACTTTAGTGGTAAATTGACTTCTAAGCACAGGAAAATACCTTAACTAGGTAATTTATATTGTGCAATAACAagcacaatttttattgaacgtttttgataaattctacTTTCTTAATTCGTTTTtcatttgtccatttttttctgacaaaggTGTTAATGAAGAATTACAACAGCTATAATTATTTTGGTTTAAATATACAGCAAGATTGTTTATATGTTTCGAACCTTAGAATCATTCCAGGCAAAACTAAAAACATCAATTGAACACTTGAAGCAATGTTTGGTAGAATTTGCAACTAAAAATAGGTACATCTATGCCAAAGCAAGTCACACATTACAATAAGTTACAGTTCATTTTCCGAAACTAAAAGAATTTCCGCGTTTTTGCACACTCGGTTTATGGCTCGTGAGATGAAACAGTCGTTTGAATTTGGACCCAATAACTACGCTACGTATTGGTACCGGACGCTGGTTAACACGTTGACGGACAGTTGCGTCTATAGCCGTCAAGTTCAAGTTCACTATGTGACATGACGACAATAGCCGTCCAATACGAAACGGTCGTTTTTAGACACTGCGGCTGTAGCAGCACAAATGTGCATTTACCAGCGTACAAGTAGAAGCCAAGTgtcatgttttcgaaaaaaaatttagtagggtaggtgtaccctcctccgtcgtatccctaaTCGACCGTTTCGTATTGGACGGCTATTGCCGTCATGTCACATAGTGAACTTGAACTTGACGGCTATAGACGCAACTGTCCGTCAACGTGTTAAGCTACTTAGATTCCCAGTGAATAAGGTTAGCGCTACTCTATTTAATCGCGGTCGATGGATCTTCACTAAGTTTGCAGAAGGCAGAAAGACAGTTGAATGGAATTCAGAAGGAAAGACAAAGAAACTCGAAGCGGTTTAGGTTGGTTTTAGATAATTCAATGaactcttgaaatcttgaatttttttttatgggtgCACCTTTaaatcccaggaaaaaaaactcccaaatcagaccttgagtgtcaattcgaTACTCCTCGCCTAAAACCGCCATATCTCTTTTGTTTTTCCGACTATATTTAGCTATAATACTTCGggtttccgttattcaaagtctaagaaaaaataatccgaaaaaatatgcttcggaaaaaaactgcagatcagctacggaatgcttagTTTCCTGTTCCAGTTCACTTACTTTCCAAGAAAGCTGGAGTTAGAAGCAATACgtttcacataaaatatttttttaagatcatgaccaaaaaaaagggaaaagtgTTGTAAAACAGCACTTTTGAATTTAAGTCATACCAGATAAATTGGCTGAATagagaattgaaaagtagacgtaatttggcacatttttttatattaagattttcaaaatacaaaagacagaattttgaacgaatttttaaagattcgTTTTTCgatctttttgtcaatttgcaatttctcagattttcttgcacttacattcaactttgcactgaatTTTGGGTATATTGACTGAAGATTTCCGCAATTAACTTACACTCACCAGAAAGCCGGTTTCATACCGATcctagtggtgtaattacataagcgctgcgatacttaacaaaatatgataaatataaaagtAAATCTAGAAAATTTACGCGGAGGCTTTGCGTCCGTCGCGTCGCTATCGAAATTAGAAAAAGTTAGGTAGGATCAGCGTTTTTGGCGCTGATAGAATGGAGTATATacacggatgagggttaaataagTATccgaaaaacttgtttttttctagtggctccagagatcgATTTTGACCTGAATATCGTCGTGCTACATATTTATATCTCGGCAACACCTACCAAATTCTTCAAGTTTGATATTCATGAATTATTTAGGTATCGTATCTATTTGGTTTTTCAAAATAGTATTTCGTCATTAAATCTACCGTTTTTAAGTAATATCAAAAACAGCGCGGTTTACTAGaccacaaaacacaaaacctaAAACTGTGTAGCAGTAATGGCAATTTACTGgcacaaaacaaattaaaagtgTGATTCCTAAGCTACCTCGGCGTAATGTCTTATCCTACTACTCGCGGTAGTACTACTTGATGTTTTCTTGATTGTACTACGGATAGCTTTTGATCCtatcgataaaacttttcaaaaacttcagacatgcttgctttatatttcaataaatcactatgtaaaatttcaataatagacCTTGCGTAGTTTctaagatattgcagtttgaatggcaaaagttcgattttcgtagaattactgatATCTTAGGCCAAACAAACttaagaaagctcaaattttctaaaaataataatatgttAGTTGATCCATCGTACGCTgaaaatttgatctaaaaatatGTGCATGGACTCAATTATAATACTACAATATTAACTCATTAACTGTACTGGTCGAATATGCTGCATTTATAAACCTAGTTAAGCAACACAGTTTCAATAGGAATGACAAGTTGTCACCAagtgtgcaaaaaaaaacgcaaaactcGGAACTATATGGCAACAAAAATCTATTAACTTAGTTGTAAACGAAACTGAAGCAGAAATCATTCgataacattatttatattcaCGTCTAACCTCAAGTCGATCATTTGGTGTAACTGTACTTGTTTGTGGCGCTGAAATTGCTGCTGTACAGAGTGCATTTGTCCTCCTGTGGAAATTCAATGCAGCAATATTTAACACTTGTAATGTGTTGTATAGTCAATCTATGTGTATACTGATTTCACTCGAATTATTCAGGCAGCATactaatgatgcaaaattataaCCCATAGTGAATGTCGTGTAGTGTATTTCTGTTAAGCaacattatttaataaaaaaatcagtttcgGATTCTGAAACTCTAATTAGGAATCTAAATAAAGTTGCGATACAAAGTAAATTaggtactttaaaaaaaatcaaaattagtttAACTATTTAAGCTTGATAGACACACTCATATTCACCAAAACTCTGCTGCGCCATATGGGATCACACGCAGTTATTTCTAgtgaattacatttattttatctATAACAATAGCTTTCAGTTTCGGAAACGCTTAGTAATTATAATAGTAatgaaataatcaatttttagtAAAGATAGAAATTGTTTTAATAAATGCAGTGCATTAAAACTAATAATCAAGTAATGGTAGAAAGGTTTAAGGTTTCCGGTTAATGAACCCAATGAACTTGAAATTCAACATATTAGTTTCTCATAATATTCTAGAAACAGTTTTCGAAATGTTGTGCTCTAAGCTTGTTTCATTTAGAACTgcaaacaaaactgacaaaactgatacCCTCTCTTTAAAgatatgaaaatcattcaaGTGGAACGCTAAAGTCTTGTAATCAATTAGAAAATAGCATTCAATTCCAAAAATCAAAGTAAGAGCTGtgctttttgttcaaaatttcaagcgaaAGTTGTTAGAACccataaaagaatttaaaataaaaccttatTCATATAGGTAACTAAAATATCTAAGATGaaaatgtaaatcaaaattaagtatTTCACAGTggcttttatgaaatttcaaaatattattataGTTCACAGTCCTCCATTTGAATACATTCGGAGCTcacgatttttcaataaatttgaaaacatgttcAGAGCTAAAAGCATTAAATCTGCTATTCATAATTAGATAATATACTAAAggttcaaaattgaagaaaaactataaaaatatgcataaagaatcaaagaaatatatTCAACAATTAACCAAATCCCACTTTATTTGATCATGCTGTTAATTGCATTCACGTTACACAATCTTAACTGTTAGTGAGAAGTTTTAATACTTAACATGAATTGGCTTTCAAAGGGATGTTACAACAATATCGATTACGTTAGTTCAGTGAACGTTACCATTACTAAAGCAGATTATCAATATTGATAGTCAACACCCGAACTCGATCGAAATACGGtttcagaaaaggggtaggcttaaaagcggcacgtaatccaaacaaacgggaaaattgtgcctagagtcttgaattaaatttcaaaagattATCTTCAAAGCCGTTCTTAAATGTTAGTGTCTTTCACCCTCATGCGGAATTTACCTTTAATGTTGCCCCAAAATAAACACATTCTTAATCCATTCTTTCGTGTAAAATATACCAAATTTGTTAGACCAATGAGTGATAGGGGAAAATGCAATTAGTGTTGTGTGATTTGTACAATACTACAGTCAGTCACCCTCACGCAAATCGTTGACAAAACAAACTACTGGAGAAATCGTGTTACGGTACATACCATGTGAATCGGTTTGAACGGAATGGACAGGCGATGGGCTGTGCGAAACTAGTGTGGTGTAATGCGATCGTGGGCCACTCGTGTTATCGCCGACTATGCTTCGCTGCGCCTGATGTGAGGTTGTTGTAGGCATTTGAAGCCGCCGCGGTTTTATTTCATAAACTTTGTGGACCGTCCTTTGTTGAGGAAAACATCCTTAAAGGAACATgaattggttaaaaaaatatccatcaCAAAACGTTGTTTCAATTACCTTCCTGATCTGTGTAATCGACTGTTTCAGGCGGCGAACTTGTTCCATCCGGGTTAGCTGGTAGAAGAATATCCGGCTCCGAACTTGACACACATTGGACCATCGCCTTTggtaagaaaaacatagttaaTTTTAAATGCCATAGTTTTAAGTTGTATGTATGCTACATTTTATAATCGAAAATTTCCTTTGttcaaaaatccaaataaacaaaaaaggttTCATTTGATGCCTTGgtataaaataacttttttgttacatATATTTTATACATGATTATCAAACACATTTATACAAACGGTTTGGAGAAATATCGCTAGTTATTGACGAAACCTAACACCCCTCAAAAGGGTATTTaaagtgccccaaatgacccgacttttgaaaaagttatgcgctgcaggctaaaattaatcctaggcctagcacaagatctcatgccaaactTTTACCAGATCGGATCAAcgaacctgaagtttgtatatgATTTTGAGAAATGTTGTTCGAAAGAAACCATTTTTTCACTAATAACTTTGGTCCTCTTCGGCCGATTTTTTCcgaataaagtttttcttaaagtccaaactatgacaaatatttcatccgaagactgcatttctgTAGGAGTtgagatgaaaaaagttataagattttttcaagggtgatattcatcactgttagtGAAGCGTCAATATGCTCGACCGCTCCGACTCATTAGGTGTGATGAATACCAACCTTAAAAAAGATTGTCCTTTTTTgaaacctaataacttttttatcctaactcttatcgaaatgcagtcttcgggttaaatatttttcatagtttggactttaataaaaaccatactCGATAGAAATGGGCCGAAGGAGACCAATGTTATTgactaaaaactgttttttcatgtttctccagaacaaaatgtctcaaaattccatacaaaattcaGGTTCCTTGAGCGACCCCTTATcagatctggcccaaatttggcatttagcctgcagcgcataacatttcacaggttttaaattttccaaacaatttttGGGCAGTCTAGGGTACCTATGTAGAAAATTGACTACCAGTGGGATTTTGACGATGGCAGATGCACCAAACTATTAAGTGAATACATCAGTACCTACTGGAGGCATATGTAGCTAGGTAGAGTGGACCttcaagaaacacaaaaaaaagtctTACCATATTCAAGCTATCAGCACTGCTCACACTTTTCTCGCTGGATCCGCAATCCGGGCTGTTTGGGCTATGAGTTGTGGTATCGGGGGGCGAAACTGTAGTCGACATGTACGAAGAGGTTTGACTTTTTAACTGCATCGGTGCCGAACTGTGATAATGCTGTAACTGCTGAGCAGTTATCGGAAGCGACGACAGATCGTTGGTGCTACTGCTTGCGCTACAACTCTCGGAGCTTGTATTGAGGGCGGATGGTTGTGCAGCTATTTGAATAGCAGATTGATGAATCATATTAGCTTGCTGCTGATGCATAAGCGTTGCTGCATTCTGTTGCACAAAAGATGCAGTGGCAACAGAAGTGGATTGTTGTTGAGGCATCACAATGTTTACTGAATTTCCATAGATCTGAGTATTAGGGGCCATAGGACTAACCTGTCCATTGCTATTTACCATGAACTGCTGATTAGATGTTGGATTTGGGgaaagaaaacttttcggttgATGTGGGCTTTGTGCACGGATAACCATTCCCTGTGGAGTGGTTATCACACTACCGCAAGATGTCATGTTCTGAATTTGCACTAACGTGGCATCTGGCGTTACTACCAAACCAGCTGGTAGCAGAACCTGTTGACTAACAATATTGTATGGGTGTGTGATAATCTGTCCATTTTGCAGAATTATTTGCTGCTGTTGTGAAGCTTGATGAGTGACTTTGTTCGGAACAATAGTTACCCCTTGCAAGCCAGAACTGAGCTGAAAATTTTGTTGCTGATACTGTGGCGTTAGTTGCAGCATAGTTCGCGAAGGGTTTACTGTTGGCAAAGCGGATGGTTGATGAGTAACTGTCGACAGATGGGCAGTTTGTTGAGGAATGCTATTGGGCGATAACATAGTACTAGCCACTCCGTcactttttcgttttttggctTTGCGTTTCAGATCTGGGGAACACAAAACTTGACTCTGTTGATTTGCGGGCTGAACGTAGAGCGTGTGAGCATCCTGATTAATTACTGGGCTTACCATTTGTCCAGTTCTTTCCACAGGGTTgttaaaatttggttgaatgaCAATACTGTTCTGtatattattcaaaatcattcctGTATTATTAGACGGGATAGCGTGGGGAGATGGATTACAAGTTGTATTCTCTCCGGAGATGACTTTGCCTCCAGAAGCGTTAGACAGCACATTTCCCGAATTGTTGGGAGAAGCACTAAGAACCTGAGGGCCGCTTGTCTGCATGACATTCCCATTGTTCAGTATCATTGTTGATTGCATACCGTTGgaatttatcacaaaattttgTTCTTGGGTTGAGTGATGATTGCTCTGAACAAAAGTCTGCTGTTTGGCAACGTTTTGGAGAACACCAACATTGTTAGCATTTGTCGCTACTGTTGTGCCCATGATTGCAGAATTTCCAGTTATGTTCAAGTATTGTGTTCCTGATTGCTGGGGGATGATCATATTTGCTGTCGTTGCATTCCCGCTCAGAACAACTTGGCCTGGATGTTTATTAGACGGTGCAGACATTACAATGATTTGTCCGTTTGAAGTCATTAGCACTTGTTGTTGGGGGCTATGTGATACTATTGAACTCTGGTTTTGTCCTATTTTGTTTTGAGAGACGTTCATTAGATTTTGGTGGTTTACTGATTGGTTTTGAAGATaaggtttatctattttttcaaaagacgGGCTCACACGAGTACTGCTATCTTGTTCTATCTTGACATCTTTCACTGCATTTTTAAGTCCATGTATTGTATCCATAGAATTTATGTCTGATATTATGTTGTTTTTTGGTTTGGACATTACATGATCCGCTATTGGACTTCTCATTAAATGAATATCCGGAGAACGAGACTGCTGAACAATGACAATATTTTCGTCATGTTGAATCGCTCGGTCGCTTGTTGTAACAATTCCTCCCTGAATAGGCCCTTTTAGTTCAGGTGTACTCGAGGAGGTCGAAGTAACATCTGGTGTTCTACTTGTAGGTGTAGCTTGATCTTGTACTATGCTACTAAATCGAACCACCTTCGAGCTACTATCTTCAGTAGACGGTTGTTGCTGTTGTAAAAGTTGGATTTGCTCATTATGCTGCCGCACGAGTTGGTTTTGACGTTGAAGTTGCTGTTGGAATTGCAACTGTTGTTGCAGTTTTAAATTACTAATATCACAGTTCAACTGCACTTGGACCATTCCGTTTGCAATATGTGTCACAGTTTGCCCCCCAATGCTCGTAGAGtttaaagaagaagaagaggtaTTACTTTCATCTTCCCGCACGACATTAGCTGGGTCGTCGGGTTCAAAACTCAATGTCGATTTCAATTGCGGACTTTCTCTAGAAGAGGATGATCCATCCGGACTATGCAGCGTGGAGATTGAGTTGTGTAACATAGCCGTTTGATGATTCAGATATCCTGTTGGATCATCTTTAAAATTGGGCCGTTTCCTGGCCACGCTGTAACCCTTTGCAGATGATTCCACAGTCCACTTTCCTTGCAACACATTTGACGAATTTGCACTTTCTGAAAGCATATGTTTTTTGTTCATCTGTTCAATTTGATTTACATTTTGTACAACAGATTTCATTGGAGATAGATTTTGACTATGTTGCGTCGTTTGATATTGTTGCTGTAGATGATTTATGCTCACAGCCGTAGTTGAAGAATTCGTTGTATTTTTTCTCCAAGGTGGTGTTTTAGATCGAGTAATACTGACAGTTTCTTTCGCAGATTGATGAAATACTTGCTTAATATCCTGTCTTGTAGCATTTGTCGATTCGAAGTTGACTTGGTTTGTTGATGGTATTGATTTTTCTGATGCTATGCTATTGGAGCCTGATATTTCTGATTCAGAAACACGATAGTAATCTGATCCTTGATGGAGAGATTCCATACGAGATTCTGGAATGAtttgaaagaagaaattttaataaattagttATTTACAAATAAGTAATGACATATTTACCCGATTTCACATCACTTTGATTATACGAAACGACTTTGACTCCCTGCTTAGCTAcgtcatttttatcactgaatCGTGACTGGTGAAGACATAGATGATTAACGATACTCCGGCTCAAACTTGGTAAAATATTTGGAACCTTAAAGGTAAGAtatgaaccaaaaaaatattgaacaaaaaaaattaattattcataATAAAGAGTGTCAATGTTGAAGTCAGTTCTTTATGAAACTCTGATAGCTATgaattcaaagaaataaaataatgtatgtGTTCAACATTCGAGTAGGgaacaagattaaaaaaaaaaattacgctttatatgaataaatttgtcaattcaCTTAATTGTTTTGCAAATAGGAAGGCAAAAGAAAGAGTTTCCTTTCCCG is a window encoding:
- the LOC129751366 gene encoding mucin-2 isoform X2, with protein sequence MANTNADIIHGSGSSSAVAQDSAIQAFIHQQQLPARALSTSNAQVYASKNQFQKIVQQQNVYSDVQHPQRIQHLAEGTQLQVHSVPPVLVQSKFSTVRESSNNIVLSQSHNRFMSGNSDGFNPSEEFKSSEVKNAYVNIVSANQSLDVSNMANNVNLSKENRSNLNADIYRLEREVGGNVTENMDKKGSSNTLDNFNVAPGWRRIKYNGEIIYISPSGAPLRTIDQVKEYLLSVGTCKCGLPCPFRPETFFEFDVQVPNILPSLSRSIVNHLCLHQSRFSDKNDVAKQGVKVVSYNQSDVKSESRMESLHQGSDYYRVSESEISGSNSIASEKSIPSTNQVNFESTNATRQDIKQVFHQSAKETVSITRSKTPPWRKNTTNSSTTAVSINHLQQQYQTTQHSQNLSPMKSVVQNVNQIEQMNKKHMLSESANSSNVLQGKWTVESSAKGYSVARKRPNFKDDPTGYLNHQTAMLHNSISTLHSPDGSSSSRESPQLKSTLSFEPDDPANVVREDESNTSSSSLNSTSIGGQTVTHIANGMVQVQLNCDISNLKLQQQLQFQQQLQRQNQLVRQHNEQIQLLQQQQPSTEDSSSKVVRFSSIVQDQATPTSRTPDVTSTSSSTPELKGPIQGGIVTTSDRAIQHDENIVIVQQSRSPDIHLMRSPIADHVMSKPKNNIISDINSMDTIHGLKNAVKDVKIEQDSSTRVSPSFEKIDKPYLQNQSVNHQNLMNVSQNKIGQNQSSIVSHSPQQQVLMTSNGQIIVMSAPSNKHPGQVVLSGNATTANMIIPQQSGTQYLNITGNSAIMGTTVATNANNVGVLQNVAKQQTFVQSNHHSTQEQNFVINSNGMQSTMILNNGNVMQTSGPQVLSASPNNSGNVLSNASGGKVISGENTTCNPSPHAIPSNNTGMILNNIQNSIVIQPNFNNPVERTGQMVSPVINQDAHTLYVQPANQQSQVLCSPDLKRKAKKRKSDGVASTMLSPNSIPQQTAHLSTVTHQPSALPTVNPSRTMLQLTPQYQQQNFQLSSGLQGVTIVPNKVTHQASQQQQIILQNGQIITHPYNIVSQQVLLPAGLVVTPDATLVQIQNMTSCGSVITTPQGMVIRAQSPHQPKSFLSPNPTSNQQFMVNSNGQVSPMAPNTQIYGNSVNIVMPQQQSTSVATASFVQQNAATLMHQQQANMIHQSAIQIAAQPSALNTSSESCSASSSTNDLSSLPITAQQLQHYHSSAPMQLKSQTSSYMSTTVSPPDTTTHSPNSPDCGSSEKSVSSADSLNMAMVQCVSSSEPDILLPANPDGTSSPPETVDYTDQEGCFPQQRTVHKVYEIKPRRLQMPTTTSHQAQRSIVGDNTSGPRSHYTTLVSHSPSPVHSVQTDSHEDES